AATATTCCCATCAACATTTGCAACCAGTGATAAACTGCTATATTCTTGCATAAGGTATTTCCAAGTTATGGAATAAATACAGTCAAACGAAATATTTTCGTTCAAGCACTCtttctgaaatttataaaaacatacACTTTCTCCTTGCTGTATGTCAAATATATTGTACTGCATTCCTCTGTGGTACGTATTGAGGTATTATAGGGttctttcttttattatttaatgcGGTTTATCGAAACCAtctgtcccttgattattaattCCTTATTCTGTTTTCTTCAAATGCAATCTTTATACAATGTATGTACGAGTAAACAATAAATATGTTTTGCTACATTACGACTTCTAGCATTTTGAACATGGTGgatattttcatcttttttggGTTGTTGAAGAATATATGAATACATATACTATAATAATTTGTAACTGGTTCTAAATGCAGATAAAGATATCCTGTTTGAGAGTAACTGCTTAAGTGGTAACAAGGTTCTGACGATTAACTAGGTTCTGCCGATTTACCGCAAAAAGTTatccgagagccagatattccaaTCTTCATTTAAAACAAGTACATTGCATACCATCTTTTCACAATTTACAGAATAAGTAAAGTAGCACGGGACCATCAATTGTTTTGTTATAGGACTGGCTCTGAGGTCTTTTAGAAAAAACGGAACATGTGTATCTATCTTAGTTCAACCAAACCAGAcgaaaacaagaagctgcgttcaataaacgcttgatgcccccggtggcatccttgtcgatacaaagcaacctaagtccaaaacgaggtcaagttcaaggtcaaactgagatcaggtgatgtctgaagatgaggaatggtcacaggttacatctgcattagtatcagggcattctagtaaggggtactgatgccagacgaaacggtcccatttggttaaacaAGAGATAGCCCATACAAAGcaaactaagtccaaaatgaggtcaaggtcaaggtcagactgaggtcaggtgatgtctgaagatgaggaatagtcataggttacatctgcattagtatcaagtcattccaataaggggtattgatgctagacgaaacggtcccatttggttaacctcgtacggacggacgaacggacggacggacaggacaatcactatatgcctcccgcatcagtagatgccgggggcataaaaaatatacGAATAGTAAgagtttatttaaatattttttcatgaatgattTGACCCCATGTTTACGTCGCTGATATAGCGGTAGAAATACGTCTCATAAATTTTTTCTTAGATAAACATTAAAGGAGTCAGAACCTTAATCAAAACTTTATGATTATCTTATTCCAAGTACGTTTTGTTCCAGttcagttttatcatttgtagcgcagcgttttttatgcccccgaagggaggcatattagttttcaactgtccgtccgttcgttcgttcgtcacaacgttaactttttgcacgaaggcactttactcgcgaaccactgcacccaggaccttcaaacttcacatgctgatagtacttattgagtacacgactcctactgactttggggtcaccaggtcaaaggtcacaggagtcaatgttaactttttgcatgaaggcactttactcgcgaaccactgcacccagaaccttcaaactttacatgctgatagtacttattgagtacacgaaccctactgactttggggtcaccaggtcaaaggtcaaggtcataagggCCAATtctaactttttgcatgaaggcacttcactcgcgcaccactgcacccaggaccttcaaacttcaaatgctaatagtacttattgagtacacgacccctattgactttagggtcaccaggccaaaggtcgaggcgctgcgggggcatttgtcaccattagtgacagctcttgttttggggtttttttttcctaaaacgTTTTTAGTCCAAAAAAGTTGTAAGGAACAAGAAACAATTATCGAAGTATTTGATTTTCATCACgttttacataaataattcatttacTTGTACTGTGCATGATTATCCTCACGACGGTCGCATTGCACGGGGTAGATGCTATCATAAGTTAAATCACCGGAAACACCAGCCCGGTTACAATGAAATACAGACTGTAATCTTACTAAAAGCAAGTCGGGCGCCGCACCTGAACTGCTGAAGTTCTAGCAAAATAATGCTAATTAACCACCCGGTGATAGTATCATGTTGTTTATCAGTTTAGTGATGGATCTTGATACACTTCAACTACATTATATTTCAGTCTTTATTGCTGTTAAGTGTTTCATATTTTATgcatttagcaaaaaaaattagATGATATGTTGGAAGTAAGCCAGCGTCTGTTTACGTCTGCTATACAGTACAGTACTATATATTATGGCGAAAACACCTGCCGGTGCATCTGCCGTCTTTAGGGCAGCGTTTATAATTTTAACTTTGGCACTGATCTTTCTTATTGTTGGATTTGTTACCCCAAACTGGACTGAAGTCACACTCGGAGACCTTTTGATATCTAGGACAGGATTATGGAAAACTTGCATGGAAGTTGTTGGAGCAGGAGAAAATTGTGGAGTGAGCATTTACGACGGAGAAGGTGAGTTTATTTTCCgttaaaactttcaaattatttggttttctatacatttaaacatttacagttcGTATGAATTACCTGATTTTATCGTAGCTGCTTTCATCGGCATGATTTATCTGAAATTTAAAGTGGTATAGAAAGCCTTTTGCATGAAAATAGttggtaaacaaacaactttattgGACGTTTTACATAGTTTTGGCTAGGAAATTATCTGCAATAGACAAATCATAAGCTATTATATCACGTCAGGTATTTATTACCTGTAAACATAGGTATGCATATCTTAGTAATTATATTCGCTTAATTGTAAGATATGGGGTacaatttatgattatttttgtcTTAACTTATTCCAAAGCGTGAATGGACCGCGTCAGAACAAACGGGACAATGACCGTTGCCATAAATGACGTTTTAAgttttcagaatattttgttCACGAGTTAATGTTAATTTGTTAATGTGTGCATTAATTCAATGTTTGTAGAGggaaattttaattatattcatttttatttacctGTCAGTAAATAGCAACCAAAATGCTCTTCATGTCGCGGCTGTCATACTTTTAAATGTTTGGAACAATATATAAAAACGAAACAGCTAAGTCAGGAAACTGTTTCAAATTACGTCCTAGAAACGTGCACTTTATTCTAGCTTCGGTTACAACTTGCTTAGAATTTTGGGTTAAATTAATAAACAGGATAATTCTGTCTGCATTTACCAATCACTTTGACAAATGATATCAGTATTGCAGAGTAACTATTGAAAACCGTTCAAACACGTTAATCAGTGTTGATGTTCCTTTAATTATGTAGCAATATAAAATCAAGTAACTACTGAAATTTATCTTATAAATTCTAAATGTTTTAGGTTGGTATGTAGCTGTACAAACATTTGAAGCCTTGGGTCTGGCATGTTTTATACTCGTTCTGATAATGTCTGTTGTGCTGTTGGTGGCGGTATCTAACCAACGACTGGCTAGGGTTAATATCTACACTAGTGTGTTTGCAGGTGAGTTTAAACTTGCTGCAGCCTACTTTAATTTGATGCATGTAAAGAGGTTGCTTTtaattcatttatgttttattaggCATGTTCTTAATCTGGTTCCCAGTGTACCTTCCACAGCAATATGGCCGAGTAATTCTGGGTAGTATGTTCTCGTGCCAAACGTTCTTAATTTCCATTTGCGATAAAGGCAGGTAAACCGGGCTAGTAAATTCTGGTGccaagtttactttctttagcgGTATGGGCTGGTAATCCGGGTTAGTATGTTGCTAAAATCCTCAACTCGTAAAGTCCAACCGCCACGGTATGAAATCATCCTTTGCAAGTCGTTAAATTATGTTGGAACAACTACAGTAAAACACATAGAAACAGAAGATAGAAAGCACTACTTTATGTCTTCAATAAGGtggtggacgcaacttgaccccgatggttgacctttgtattatgatacataatgaggcacaacctattattgaaaaggagtgtacgttaAGCGCTTCatctctttgcattcataaatttaaaattgacgtaGATTTATCGTGATATAAATTTACTGCAGTGATGTAAGCTCTGCACCAGAAAATGGAAATATAGgtgtgtgtaaatataaattagtgtattggaaagttttaactgaaaatgtgagttaactttgatactgcactgtatacaaactaattccatataaatatacacggctaccttaagcaccccttatttctgcaatgaaataatcgatatgaataatcagcctaagttCAACCATCgtggtcaagttgcgactactatataatgcaaaaacttaaatatttattttatttctttcgcTGCACCAACAAAAACAGTAATTTAAGATTATTTCTGTAACAAAAGCCTAAATTTTTATATAGGCTCCAGAGGGGATCGAACCCTCGACCTCCTGTTTACTAGACAGGcgctctaaccactgagctatGGAGCCAGATATTTGTGACTGGATCTTGGGCAGGTTATAATAAATATGATATGACAAGTAACGTCTTAAATGTAAAACTATACTACTACTAAGTTTAGCATACTAAAAGTCCCTCCAGCAATGGCTTTACTAATATGTTAAAAGTATATACaatatagttaaaataaaatatgtgtagATACCTttccatttaataaattttacttgacctCCGTATTTCTTGCTTTATGAGCCACGGATGCTCGTGCAATGACTGCAGAAATGCAGAGAATGCACAGGTCAGAAATAACAAAGAATGGGGAAATACAccatatttacattttgatattgatCAAAATGAATAAACCCACTTTTAAACTTATATCGTGAAGTATTTAATTCATGCTTTTAAAAACattagtttgttttaatttattagtACAATGATGAGCGCATGTGAATATAACCTTAATTATACATCTCCTATTTCAGGAATATTTATAATTGCTGGTACTGCAACGCACACTTATAAAACTGAGTTGAAATACATTGGATATTCCTGTTGGATGTCTTGGCTTTCCGCAGTAGCTCTAGTTGTTGCAATCATTCTTCTTGAGTGTGCGCGTAAAAAGTCATACAGGAGACAGATGTCCCTCACACATGCGGACGTTATTTCCGCGGAGAGTCAAGGTTACCATAGTTTCCCGATGCAAGAGTTGTCTCCTAAAAGTAAACGTGCGAATCAGCCGCTAGTTGTACATAATTCAGACCATCACAACCAGGCTCATGCAGGGAGCCCAAAGTTATCTGAAAAGTCTGCAGTTAGTTAACTTTTGATTCATTTTCTTTCCGTAGTCAAAGAACTACATCTGTATATTGTTGTTACTGCATTTTAACGTCAGTAGCGAGCAGGTGTGTTGACACAGAGGTTAAAGTTGTGCTTATAATGGTATATTCTTACGTGCCTTAATACATTACACATTACGAAACAAATAATCTACTGACTTCGGTTTGTTAGTGATTTGGTGTCACAGCGTTTCTAATGAAGTTAGATGATTTGATATCAGAGTGTTTGGTGGATTGGATGCAAGCGTGTCATGCTGTTCTTTAAACTACTTAAAGTATATTGAACACtggataatttgattttgttgacagTAATTTCCAATATCAAAATAGTGAAAAGGGTAAGGTTAGACAAGTGAAAGTGATCTTTCTTTTATGTATACACAACACTTATTGAAAACTGTAAATTGATTTTATCTGATCATAAACGTGCAGCCACTTTTATTGGATTATTACGTAATTGGATACAGTCAAGTCAGCGTGTTTCACctattgttgttttattcttttgaaaGTATCAAAAGCTATTATTAGACAGGTAAACATGACACGCACATTATGAAACGCACAGTCAATGAATGTCTACGCTTTGTTTATTTTCTCCTGAACCGCAGCTGGTATCTGTTTAACACAGATGTTTATTTCAAAGAGAGGATAAATCGacaacaatatatatttcaacagtCATCGCAAGTAGGAAAATAACCGGCTGTACTTGATCACAGGAACGTTTCTCGTGTTATTATCATCATCTCAAGTAATTGCCTCACTCTACAAGAGCATATGCGCAATTTCATTGCCGTGACACtctgttgttgttcttgttgttgttgttgtgagaGCGCCGAGTAAAACGTTAGTCGTTACTGCGTAACAATATAACGAATTGTTTTAGAAATTgtatctttttttaaacatttgtatttcTACAAGATACTATTACATGTACCAGCTATTTAGATGtaaagtttaaaagtaaacagcttattatatatatattatctgattCCCGTATGCAATTATATCATCGTagtgaaaacaaataatttattaaattgtttcaaaatcgtTCCAAACTTACAACTTCTTTGAAGACGTAAGCTAGGGTGTTTGTAACGATAATATGTCAAGCATAAAACAAACAGTAATGATATTTATTCATCCTTACGAGCCATCTAATTGAAGTACATTACATACCCGTCACGTTAACTGCTTCGATAGTCTAGTGACAGAGCGCCCGCTTTGGGTACAGGAGGTCATAGTTCCGCTTCTTGACCGCTTCATAATAAACTCTGTAAGATCCCTTGTatattgcagactcggtttaatacGAAACGTGCAATAAGACGCGATAACCGGAGGTCATAACTGAATGCATATTTAAATCAAACATTGCAGTCAGCTTAATTGTACTATTTAATAGTCGGACACTTTGTGCATCctaacttttaaaacaaaaaataatctgCTTATCTATAGACACTTGACCTCCTTGCATACACCAAACCCGCCCATAAGattatttcctttatttcttCATTCGAAGCAGATGTAGAACagttataaaattaataatgtcTGGAATATTTCTGAGAAAGAATATTTCTATGTACTTTTTAACACTAACGTTTTAAGAAATCAGTATGTCTACTGAAGACTCCAGTCAGAAAAAAACACATCCCCCCTCccctctcccccaccccctttTTCTGGTAATCGATATAAgacaataactttatttttttaaatataacttatTACATGGCAAAAGTCAGTTTTCTCTGTTGGTTTGGGGTGATATTTAATGTTATGTGAATAGATACATGCTTTTCATCCCATAGCCTCATTCTCTCATGAAGAGACTAATTCAAACTGGTGGTTTGTTAATAACGTTAAATAACTTTGTTGCGCAGATGTTTTGGAGAGTGGGGGAGGGGATAAACCCTCTCGTTTTAATAAAGGGTGGGAATTCTCATTCAGCCAGTTTTGAGATTATAGATAGGAAGTGATGCATTCTGATATTTTCGAACACATTCCATTGTTTAACATAACACTATTTAGGTATGTGCAGAAACGGGACAAAAATAGGTAAGATGTAAGACAAATATCACCTCACTGTTTCCTGTATGTGTATGATTTAGAATTTTAGATTAATGTCAACGGTCTTACATATCAGACGGGAATGTGTGCTAAATGAGCCTATTTGTTTCTGAACCAGAAAAATACAAACCTTCTGTCAGTCCAAAGTTAAACTTTGCTCAACTAGAAGAAAGCACGTGAGGTCCACGCCTCCTCCAGTAAACGCAGACGCCGTCTTTTATCTGTCAACTTTCACACCAAACCGATTATAGtaatatttaaattgattttataacTTGAAGTACCCTACAGTTTGAATTCCTATCTGTCTTATCTAAAAGAATGACACTGCTATCAGTGAAGGTACAACTTAGAATGTAAAGTACAATGCATGTTTATATACCTGTTATGTAGTTTGATGAACAAGTTTGAGAAAGTGCCCACATTACAGATATTGACAGACATTTACACATATACCGGCGGTAGTATCATACTGCTTCGAACAGTCGGACTGATAAAGTGTTTCAATACGTAGAACACATGACTTCTAGTCGGGAGGTCTTAGGCCAGAATCTTTGGCGAAGCGTTTGTTCTCCATATCAATTGCTGTTAATAACAAATGTTGTTGAACTTTGATTATTATGTGATTTGTAAGATGTTAATATTGACATACAAAGTACAACTGATATTCCTAGAAAGTATAAGTTTATGGAATTTCTAACAAAGTCACTGTATGCTATGTTTTATTTAGTTCTTTTGTGTCATGCTTTACCTGAATTGTAAATGTTCAAAAAGTCGAGTGcaacaaaataattgaaaaagaaCCGATCAATATTGCAGAAACAGGTACAAAAGCATACAAGTGATTTTTACCTGCAAGCAAAGGTATGCCTGAAATACTTATTACAATCTTTAAAACAGGCATGTGTCTATTAGATATAAGGGTTGAATTTCTATCTTATAATTAGTGTCTGTGTGTTTCTCATTTGCATCGATGTATTTACAATGCAGTAGAACTATAGCATGAACGAACGGCGCTCAGCATCGTAACAAACGggatgtttattttcattcttgaTATGACGTAAAGTGACGTTGTTATTCTTGCTTAAGAtatttctgcacatttgataaactggAGGTAATGGCGTGACGTCCTTTATTCAGATATTGTAGATTAAAAACTGGTCTTGGCATAAGGAAACGATCCCTTCATAAGTTAATGGTAACTTGTGATTATAATTATCAaaacggcaacgttactatctttctgtatatatatacattatatgaaatacttcgacacgttaaacaatttcaaataatGTCTTTGAATAAGCTTGAAATGTGCGAATATCTTTAAATCATAGGCAAATAGTTTGAAAACAATAACACGGACCTATGCTTAATTTACTTAATTATATTTCAACATACAAAAGGCCCTAGCTACCTTATAATTGTGAGACGTTTCAATAAAATCTCAGTGTAGAAAAAGATCTATTCGCGTAAATGTGATCACAATtctgattttcccatagactcctattACAAAAACCCGTTAGAgatccatttttttcaaatcaatctagcaaaaCACCAATCACACGACTCTATCAATTTTTGCCTAATTTGCTACGTATcttatgattaaaaaaaatcaaattctccATTGTAGAATAAATTTTGATGGAAACGTGTAGAACTATCTTATAAATAAATATCGTAAGTATAATTTTAGCTGTTTATAAACCGAAATGACATTACTGTCAAATTTTTGAATACCGACCTTTTTTCACCCAGTGGAGTTATAGGCGAATGCGGAAATGCGGTGGAAAATGCTAGAAAACGTTAATTGTATCTTTGGTCTTTGGTAACAAATCTAATTGTTTATTAGACTATACGTTGCAAACTAAATCATCTTCTTCAGGTTTTCTAAGTTTACATATCTATTTATTCAGTTAAGGAACGTATATTTTAATTATGGAGTTATTCACTTAGGAAAAAAGTAAGAATGAAAAAAGGAGGTTAAATTCGTGAAAGAGGTCAAGACTTGTGGCTTTCAATTTGAACACAATCGAAATAATGATATGCTCTTTGTATTGCACCATTTTTATACAAATGAATCCTGGGAATCCTGAGCATAAGAACTATAAGAGTTGTCAGAAATCCGATTTCTCAAAGAAATAGTGTATTTTACCTCTTCTGATGAAGTAAGTTTGTTTAATTACAACAACAAGATTTCAAAAGACTATACTTCACGGTGCGTTTATGAGTCATTTTGCTATTCGCTCGATTATAACATTAAGTGGAGatttcttttatgatttttacatagTTTAGTTTGGTGTGTCGCTGTGAAAATCTTCGAAATCCCTCGGTCATATTCATTCTTATCATGGATGCTGTACATATCATCAACAACTGACAAGTGAATGTCGCaaatttttcagtttgtttacttTAAGGGTCGGCAATATGTGATTTAAAATAAAACCTACTGTTCCAAACAGAACAACTTGTCTTGAAAGGCTCTCTATTTGTTGTTCTGAACAGTCTGAAACACCTGTTATAAAAAACTAACCCCTCAGAGGCGTAAAcgcttgaaacaaatgttcacccGATGGGAGGTTTCAAAACACTTAACAAGCACAAATATCACTATAAATACCAGTTTATGTACTTTTGGGTAGGGTGCTTACAGTATGTACACACTGACTTGTCATGCACATGTAGATTTAGCTCTAATTAGCATAgtcttgtttcattttcaagaatatttatgaaaataaatggtAAGGGGACGTACACATGAAATGGCGCACCATGACGTTACATCAATCGCGAAAAATCTTGAttgattaaagttacgtcacagaACGTAACTGATTGTAGCACGTTTGTGGCAATTaaagctttttatgcccccgaaggtgggcgtattaaaatcacactgtccgtcTGTGTGTGTTTCCATGCGTCAATGTAAATTCTTGTCTTGGCTGTAACtctaaattttcaccataatgagataaCGTGTCATACGCtagacccagaaccctagctccaaggccaaggccacacttagagctCTGTCAAAggataacaaggtctgtttcttgtctggtccataactctaccatccatgatgggattttaaaataacttagcagacttgtttatcataatgagacaatTTGTCATGCGCAAGTTCCATaccactagctctaaggtcaaggtcacaattagaggttaAAGATTAACATAGTTCGTTTCTTGTCCtatgccatcgatgaagggattttaaactACTTGGCATAACAGTTCCCTAAAATGCGATGACGTGTCAGattcaagacccagacccctagctcaaaagtcaaggtaacacttagaatggtctgtttcttgtctagtccataactctATCATTTATCGAGGGAT
This window of the Mercenaria mercenaria strain notata chromosome 5, MADL_Memer_1, whole genome shotgun sequence genome carries:
- the LOC123556577 gene encoding uncharacterized protein LOC123556577 codes for the protein MAKTPAGASAVFRAAFIILTLALIFLIVGFVTPNWTEVTLGDLLISRTGLWKTCMEVVGAGENCGVSIYDGEGWYVAVQTFEALGLACFILVLIMSVVLLVAVSNQRLARVNIYTSVFAGIFIIAGTATHTYKTELKYIGYSCWMSWLSAVALVVAIILLECARKKSYRRQMSLTHADVISAESQGYHSFPMQELSPKSKRANQPLVVHNSDHHNQAHAGSPKLSEKSAVS